From the Dehalococcoidia bacterium genome, one window contains:
- a CDS encoding DUF4926 domain-containing protein, whose translation MIKELDTVVLTVDLPEHGLRQGDVGAVVLAHGKKGFEVEFTALDGETLTVVSLMREQVRPIGRREIAHARAVSA comes from the coding sequence ATGATTAAAGAGCTGGACACGGTTGTGCTGACGGTTGATCTGCCTGAGCACGGGCTGAGGCAGGGCGATGTGGGCGCCGTAGTCTTGGCACACGGCAAAAAGGGCTTTGAAGTGGAGTTCACAGCGCTGGATGGGGAGACACTGACGGTCGTTTCTCTGATGAGGGAGCAGGTCCGGCCTATTGGTCGGCGCGAGATCGCCCACGCCCGTGCTGTGTCCGCATAA
- the purH gene encoding bifunctional phosphoribosylaminoimidazolecarboxamide formyltransferase/IMP cyclohydrolase encodes MRAILSVSDKNGLAEFARGLAGLGWELYSTGGTRKALETAGVAVHSISDLTGFPEILDGRVKTLHPAVHGGLLARRDVPAHREELARQKIGFIDLVCVNLYPFVQTVSKPDVSLQDALENIDIGGPTMIRASAKNFPHVLTVVDPADYALVLERLRAGAVPLEERRKLARKAFQHTAVYDTAISRYLSDADEAAFPAELTIGMTKLFDLRYGENPHQHAAFYKEVLSGAGTIAAAEKLHGKELSFNNILDADAAWKVASDFSGCACAVIKHTNPCGLSVHQDQAEAYRRAYSGDTVSAFGGIVAFNRTLTMAAAQEVAKIFYEIVLAPDFEPDALALLQKKRDLRILRMGQPRNERQSLDFRRVGGGVLVQTPDAIDEDPATWKTVATRAPTPDELRDLTFAWRAVKHVKSNAIVLARDGTLLGMGAGQPNRVTSVHLALLRAGERAKGSVLASDAFFPFPDGVELAVQGGITAIAQPGGSIRDKEVIEAANKAGAAMVFTGIRHFRH; translated from the coding sequence ATGCGTGCAATACTGAGCGTTTCCGACAAGAACGGTCTGGCGGAGTTCGCCCGCGGCCTCGCGGGCCTGGGCTGGGAGCTGTACTCCACCGGCGGGACCAGGAAGGCGCTGGAGACGGCTGGCGTGGCCGTGCACTCTATATCCGATCTGACGGGCTTCCCGGAGATTCTGGACGGCCGGGTCAAGACCCTGCACCCCGCCGTCCATGGCGGCCTGCTGGCCCGGCGCGACGTGCCCGCGCACCGCGAGGAGTTGGCGCGGCAGAAGATAGGCTTCATTGACCTGGTCTGCGTGAACCTCTACCCCTTCGTCCAGACGGTGAGCAAACCGGACGTGAGCCTGCAGGACGCCCTGGAGAACATTGATATCGGCGGGCCGACCATGATCCGGGCCTCCGCGAAGAACTTCCCGCACGTGCTGACCGTGGTGGACCCCGCGGACTACGCGCTGGTGCTGGAGCGGCTGCGCGCGGGCGCCGTGCCTCTGGAGGAGCGCCGCAAGCTGGCCCGGAAGGCGTTCCAGCATACCGCCGTCTATGACACCGCCATATCGCGTTACCTCTCGGACGCCGACGAGGCAGCCTTCCCCGCCGAACTGACCATCGGCATGACGAAGCTCTTCGACCTGCGCTACGGGGAGAACCCCCACCAGCACGCCGCGTTCTACAAGGAGGTGCTGTCGGGCGCGGGGACCATCGCCGCAGCGGAGAAGCTGCACGGCAAGGAGCTGTCCTTCAACAACATCCTGGACGCAGACGCCGCGTGGAAGGTGGCCTCAGACTTCTCCGGCTGCGCGTGCGCCGTCATCAAGCACACCAACCCCTGTGGCCTGTCCGTGCACCAGGACCAGGCGGAAGCCTACCGGCGCGCCTACTCCGGCGACACCGTCTCCGCATTCGGGGGCATCGTCGCGTTCAACCGGACGCTCACTATGGCGGCGGCGCAGGAGGTCGCGAAGATATTCTACGAGATCGTGCTGGCGCCGGACTTCGAGCCTGACGCGCTCGCCCTGTTGCAAAAGAAGCGCGACCTGCGTATCCTGCGCATGGGCCAGCCCCGCAACGAGCGGCAGTCCCTGGACTTTCGTCGTGTGGGAGGCGGCGTGCTCGTGCAGACGCCGGACGCCATTGACGAAGACCCCGCCACGTGGAAGACGGTCGCCACGCGCGCCCCTACGCCGGACGAGCTGCGCGACCTGACCTTCGCGTGGCGGGCGGTCAAGCACGTCAAGTCCAACGCCATCGTCCTGGCGCGGGACGGGACGTTGCTCGGAATGGGCGCGGGCCAGCCCAACCGCGTGACCAGCGTCCACCTGGCGCTTCTCCGCGCGGGGGAGCGGGCGAAAGGCTCCGTGCTCGCCTCCGACGCCTTCTTCCCCTTCCCTGATGGTGTAGAATTGGCAGTCCAGGGCGGAATTACGGCCATAGCGCAGCCCGGCGGCTCCATCCGCGACAAGGAAGTCATCGAGGCCGCCAACAAAGCGGGCGCGGCGATGGTCTTCACGGGCATCCGGCACTTCCGGCACTAG
- a CDS encoding glycosyltransferase family 2 protein: MTSVDIIIPVYNEERDLPRSVATLSQFLRDNLSGRTWRIVIADNGSTDGTLAIAQALSARLPGVTCIHLPEKGRGRALRRAWLESDADIVSYMDVDLSTDLKAFPALVQAIEQGADIAVGSRLMRGSRVMRRPLKREITSRGYNILIKLLFWTRFSDAQCGFKALSRRAAQAILPVTKDLAWFLDSEILIIAEKNGLRIADVPVTWVDDPDSRVKVMKTAWGDIKGLLRLRFGGIPRVALPAAKPNPPTTSSGTP; encoded by the coding sequence ATGACATCCGTTGACATCATCATCCCCGTGTACAACGAGGAGCGGGACCTGCCCCGCTCCGTCGCCACGTTGAGCCAGTTCCTCCGCGACAACCTGAGCGGACGGACGTGGCGCATCGTCATCGCCGACAACGGCTCCACCGACGGCACGCTCGCCATCGCGCAGGCGCTGTCCGCCAGGCTGCCCGGCGTCACCTGTATCCACCTACCGGAGAAGGGGCGCGGGCGCGCCCTGCGCCGGGCGTGGCTGGAGAGCGACGCGGACATCGTGAGCTACATGGACGTGGACCTCTCCACGGACCTGAAGGCGTTCCCCGCGCTGGTGCAGGCCATCGAGCAGGGGGCGGACATCGCCGTCGGCTCGCGGCTGATGCGCGGCTCACGGGTGATGCGACGGCCCCTCAAGCGCGAGATAACCTCCCGCGGCTACAACATCCTCATCAAGTTGCTGTTCTGGACCCGCTTCAGCGACGCCCAGTGCGGCTTCAAGGCCCTCTCCCGCCGGGCCGCCCAGGCCATCCTGCCCGTGACCAAAGACCTCGCGTGGTTCCTGGACTCGGAGATACTCATCATCGCCGAGAAGAACGGCCTGCGCATCGCGGACGTGCCCGTGACCTGGGTGGACGACCCGGACTCGCGGGTCAAGGTCATGAAGACGGCCTGGGGAGACATCAAAGGGCTGCTGCGCCTGCGCTTCGGAGGGATTCCGCGCGTGGCGCTGCCCGCGGCGAAGCCGAACCCACCTACAACTTCATCCGGTACGCCATGA
- a CDS encoding GNAT family N-acetyltransferase, with amino-acid sequence MTLRIRPARPDELDEAARVMLAAYQQYEASFPTGRWERYAADILDVRGRLPHAELIVAEEAGRIVGAVTLYPDGSRSGMEGWPPEWAGVRLLAVHPDARGRGVGEALMRECMERSRKRGVTTLGLHTTTVMAVARGMYERMGFVRAPEYDFHPAPGIVVMAYRMKL; translated from the coding sequence ATGACCCTCCGTATCCGCCCCGCGCGTCCAGACGAGCTGGACGAGGCCGCGCGGGTCATGCTCGCCGCGTACCAGCAGTACGAGGCGTCCTTTCCCACCGGACGCTGGGAGCGGTACGCCGCCGACATCCTGGACGTGCGGGGCCGCCTGCCGCACGCCGAGCTGATCGTCGCGGAGGAGGCCGGACGCATCGTCGGGGCGGTCACGCTCTACCCGGACGGCTCGCGCTCCGGCATGGAGGGCTGGCCGCCGGAGTGGGCGGGCGTGCGCCTGCTCGCCGTGCACCCGGACGCGCGTGGCAGGGGCGTCGGCGAGGCGCTAATGCGCGAGTGCATGGAGCGGAGCCGCAAGCGCGGGGTGACGACGCTGGGCCTGCACACGACGACGGTCATGGCCGTGGCGCGGGGGATGTACGAACGCATGGGGTTCGTGCGCGCGCCGGAGTACGACTTTCACCCCGCGCCGGGCATCGTCGTCATGGCGTACCGGATGAAGTTGTAG
- a CDS encoding FlgT C-terminal domain-containing protein, whose product MTSQSSEQGKKNVQPRSIPQLRGKVAAILNEDKLVLNIGSQAGVKEGTRFNIFGSREVTDPDTGKVLGQVAYQKLNVVVTQVQAQLCTATPTTEYDSDIYRILTQNVFSGGVFGGRRKKIRQDKGPSLSSNEFVDVSVGDIAEGE is encoded by the coding sequence ATGACCAGCCAATCATCCGAACAAGGAAAAAAGAATGTCCAACCACGAAGCATACCACAGCTCCGTGGGAAGGTTGCTGCAATACTGAATGAGGACAAGCTCGTGTTGAATATCGGCTCTCAGGCGGGAGTTAAAGAGGGAACGAGGTTCAATATCTTCGGTTCTCGTGAAGTGACAGACCCAGACACGGGTAAAGTTTTGGGACAAGTAGCATACCAAAAGCTAAACGTAGTTGTCACGCAGGTGCAAGCGCAACTATGCACGGCAACCCCCACAACCGAGTATGACAGCGATATATATCGGATACTCACTCAGAACGTGTTCTCCGGTGGTGTATTCGGTGGCCGTAGGAAGAAGATAAGGCAGGACAAGGGTCCCTCGTTATCATCCAACGAGTTTGTGGATGTCTCCGTTGGAGATATTGCTGAAGGCGAATGA